One Solea senegalensis isolate Sse05_10M linkage group LG13, IFAPA_SoseM_1, whole genome shotgun sequence DNA segment encodes these proteins:
- the alg9 gene encoding alpha-1,2-mannosyltransferase ALG9, producing MAAKALRQRSSRRGSRQQDTNSVNVSTEARTPKEDKCDEDTKVTETQRQESVSRGGQVWAPEGSTAFKCLLSARFCAALLSNISDCDETFNYWEPMHFLLYGTGMQTWEYSPVYAIRSYAYLWLHALPAYLHAHVLQTNKVLVFYFVRCVLAFSCCVCELYFYKAVCKKFGLHVGRLMLAFLVLSTGMFCSSAAFLPSSFCMYTTLVAMTGWFQDSTPLAIFGVAAGVIVGWPFSALIGIPVAFDLLVLKRQWKGFIMWSAVALLLLLVPLVAVDSFFYGKVVVAPLNILLYNVFTPHGPDLYGTEPWHFYFVNGILNFNLVFALALLSLPLTALMETLLHRFNVQNLGRPYWLTLSPMYLWMLVFFTRPHKEERFLFPIYPLICLSGAVALSSLQKCYHFLFQRYRLEHYTVSSNWLALSAVVVFAVLSLSRSVALFRGYHAPLDLYPEFHRIAKDPTFHSVPEGRPVNVCVGKEWHRFPSSFLLPHNWQLHFIQSEFKGQLPQPYASAPLPTQIIPNNMNDQNLEEPSRYVDLKQCHYLVDLDTDEETPLEPRYSSSKDEWNVIAYKPFLQASRSSPLLRAFYIPFLSDHHTTYRRYVILKPRRQKQPRKRNLG from the exons ATGGCGGCCAAGGCGCTTCGACAGCGCAGCAGCAGGCGAGGCAGCCGACAACAAGACACCAACAGCGTCAATGTCTCCACCGAGGCTCGGACACCGAAGGAGGACAAATGCGACGAGGACACTaaagtcacagagacacagagacaaga GTCAGTAAGTCGAGGTGGGCAGGTGTGGGCTCCTGAAGGCTCCACTGCGTTTAAATGTCTGCTCTCTGCACGTTTCTGTGCAGCTCTGCTCAGCAACATCTCAGACTGTGATGAGACCTTCAACTACTGGGAGCCC ATGCACTTCCTGCTGTACGGCACAGGGATGCAAACGTGGGAATATTCTCCAGTGTACGCCATCAGATCTTATGCTTACCTGTGGCTGCATGCTCTCCCTGCTTATCTGCATGCCCACGtcctacaaacaaacaag GTGCTTGTGTTCTACTTTGTGCGATGTGTCTTAGcattctcctgctgtgtgtgtgaactctatTTCTACAA ggCTGTGTGTAAGAAGTTTGGTTTGCACGTTGGTCGTCTGATGTTGGCCTTCCTTGTCCTGAGCACAGGGATGTTCTGCTCGTCTGCAG CTTTCCTACCGTCCTCTTTTTGTATGTATACAACGCTGGTTGCCATGACAGGATGGTTTCAGGACTCAACACCATTGGCTATTTTTGGTGTTGCTGCTGGCGTCATCGTTGGATGGCCGTTCTCTGCTCTGATTGG GATTCCGGTTGCCTTTGACCTGCTGGTGCTGAAGAGGCAGTGGAAAGGTTTTATTATGTGGTCAGCTGTtgctctgctcctgctgctg gttcCCCTCGTGGCAGTGGACTCTTTCTTTTATGGCAAAGTGGTCGTGGCTCCGCTCAATATTCTGTTGTATAACGTGTTCACACCACATGGACCTGATCTGTATG GTACAGAGCCATGGCATTTCTACTTTGTAAATGGGATCCTGAACTTTAATCTGGTGTTTGCTCTGGCTCTGTTGTCACTTCCTCTCACCGCCCTCATGGAGACGCTGTTGCACAGGTTCAATG TGCAGAACCTGGGCCGTCCGTACTGGCTGACTCTGTCTCCCATGTATCTGTGGATGTTGGTGTTCTTCACCAGACCTCATAAAGAAGAACGCTTCCTCTTTCCCATCTATCCTCTGATCTGCCTCAGCGGTGCAGTCGCCCTGTCCTCTCTCCAG AAATGCTACCACTTCCTGTTCCAGCGGTACAGACTGGAGCATTACACCGTGTCCTCTAACTGGCTGGCTCTCAGTGCTGTTGTGGTGTTTGCAGTGTTGTCCCTGTCTCGCTCTGTCGCCCTCTTCAGAG GCTATCATGCACCTCTGGACCTGTACCCAGAGTTTCACCGCATCGCCAAAGATCCCACTTTCCACTCAGTCCCTGAAGGCAGACcagtcaatgtgtgtgtgggcaaaGAGTGGCACCGCTTCCCCAGCAGCTTCCTGCTGCCACACAA CTGGCAGCTGCATTTCATCCAGTCAGAGTTTAAGGGGCAGCTTCCTCAGCCGTACGCCTCTGCTCCTCTGCCCACACAGATCATCCCCAATAATATGAATGACCAGAACCTGGAGGAGCCCAGTAGATAT gTGGATTTGAAGCAGTGTCATTATTTAGTGGACCTGGACACAGATGAAGAGACGCCACTGGAGCCGCGATATTCATCCAGCAAAGACGAGTGGAACGTCATCGCCTATAAACCTTTTCTTCAAGCATCGAG gtcctctcctctgctcagaGCGTTCTACATCCCGTTCCTGTCAGACCATCACACCACCTACAGACGCTACGTCATCTTGAAACCACGGCGGCAGAAGCAGCCTCGTAAGCGGAACCttggctga
- the layna gene encoding layilin isoform X1 produces the protein MDLLTVICHFLLFFFESSAATSLITADLFEARGQRVCKAGKGKPCYKLAYFSELRRRLNFAEAEEACRRDGGQLLSVETASEQKIIEQLITELRPTDGDFWIGLRRKDEHEDSSSDCSSLYYWLDGSKSTFRNWHWDEPSCGYEVCVVMYHQPSAPPGLGGLYMFQWNDDNCETKNNFICKYTAEKTPDTSPSPNATHTDIFPASVLPWSPGDRSHGRSTALNLVYIIIPTIPLIVLLLTVSGVCCFKLLLTRRRKEQKSEVCQTDAGLCPSPIPTDVYKVIRSQKDDDLVSARANTKNTSFLCSSPDTPTGDYDNLGGRDTESGFVTLASTESCFLNLDLNDLSLGRRGARDFYDSSLGRTEKRELNDSSLGRTGHREFYDRSLGRRTTKSEHYGSGVYGDGGLYDSSIRAGSDLYDSKLRPGSHTVKADLYQSYITNGKDDTFQSSLGTYANRKSFQFNLDSYRNGPNLDSGRRYFNEQEWINRENY, from the exons ATGGATCTACTCACAGTCATCTGTcactttttgcttttcttttttgagtcATCTGCAGCCACCAGCCTGATCACGG CGGATTTATTTGAAGCTCGAG GTCAGCGTGTGTGTAAGGCGGGGAAAGGGAAGCCCTGTTATAAACTGGCCTATTTCTCTGAGCTGCGGCGGAGGCTGAACTttgcagaagcagaagaagcttGCAGACGAGACGGAGGACAACTGCTGAGCGTGGAGACGGCGTCTGAGCAGAAGATCATAGAGCAGCTCATCACAGAGCTGAGACCCACCGATGGAGACTTCTGGATCGGCCTCCGCCGTAAGGACGAGCATGAGGACAGCAGCTCAGACTGCTCCTCGCTGTATTACTGGCTGGACGGCAGCAAGTCCACATTCAG gaactGGCACTGGGACGAACCGTCCTGTGGTTACGaggtgtgtgtggtcatgtaTCACCAGCCCTCTGCCCCCCCGGGTCTGGGCGGACTCTACATGTTCCAGTGGAACGATGACAACTGTGAGACCAAGAACAACTTCATCTGTAAATACACGGCAG aGAAAACTCCGGACACGTCGCCGTCGCCCaacgccacacacacag ACATCTTTCCTGCGTCTGTGCTGCCGTGGAGCCCGGGCGACCGCAGCCACGGCAGGAGCACAG CTCTTAATCTGGTTTACATCATCATTCCCACAATCCCGCTGAtcgtgctgctgctgactgtgaGCGGAGTCTGCTGCTTCAAACTGCTGCTCACACG aagGAGAAAAGAGCAGAAGTCAGAAGTGTGTCAGACGGACGCCGGCCTCTGCCCGAGCCCAATCCCAACCGACGTCTACAAGGTCATTCGCTCCCAGAAGGACGACGACCTGGTTTCTGCTCGAGCCAACACTAAAAACACCTCCTTCTTATGCTCCTCCCCTGACACACCCACAGGTGACTATGACAACCTGGGCGGTCGAGACACAGAGAGTGGATTTGTGACGCTCGCCAGCACAGAGAGCTGCTTCCTTAACTTAGACCTCAACGACCTCAGCCTCGGCCGCCGCGGCGCCCGCGACTTCTATGACAGCAGCCTGGGCCGCACGGAAAAGAGAGAGCTGAACGACAGCAGTCTGGGCCGAACCGGACACAGAGAGTTCTACGACAGGAGTCTGGGTCGCCGTACGACAAAGAGCGAGCACTACGGCAGCGGCGTGTACGGGGACGGCGGACTGTACGACAGCAGCATCAGAGCAGGCAGTGACCTCTATGATTCCAAGCTGAGGCCTGGAAGTCACACGGTGAAAGCCGACCTGTATCAGTCATACATCACTAACGGCAAGGACGACACTTTCCAGAGCAGCCTGGGAACCTACGCCAACCGCAAATCCTTCCAGTTTAACCTGGATTCTTACAGAAATGGCCCCAACCTGGACAGCGGCAGGAGATACTTCAACGAACAAGAATGGATCAACAGAGAAAACTACTGA
- the fdxacb1 gene encoding ferredoxin-fold anticodon-binding domain-containing protein 1: MSPSLSILLVGEGNFSFSAFMSHIHADSRVTATCLQREDEALRHEGAAANVLVIKDSGGSVIFGVDCTKLEECVSLQGHLFDRVVFNFPHCGRKSGVKKNRELLKNFFLSCVQVLAEDGEVHVTLCNGQGGTPADEPRRERHNSWQVVAMAAEAQLVLSDIRPFESGKYQSYKCTGYRSQDKGFHVDKALLHVFTRSLPYVPARILKVEEVVEGDKVQYNVPPELSDYMFRDFLCSGSVHPVRLVQDFLVEGLAENWPVSMTTETTPLLITTARQQTCCHEIDSTQCYWIHPLQKDLGSDVLSPADRDKDQLLSKDTCISAGEVDRVRCKDAESCNIRSACPVVVDPERETGLYLLRPSLLPQMQELLNKKEEVNNKAGSRRDTESDSDGVTTVFHGLSGLVFRSVSVHVWAQPAFHQLLLTGVFSVDCEPITFLRQRLDTLLASYGVSVVTVQGGLRLTAQPMGLVGKVFLNHKSEDSISLTVSLNLDLLAVLLFSLPDWRLLWSHDQRFLKQFGPRPSPGTAFRPFSLFPEHFSFDISFWTGPSWEERRFHALVREAGHGTVEQLKLIDTFSHPDLSQTSYCYRLLYHTHTHALSHTHALLFHKHLESLLSSRLQVTLR, encoded by the exons atgtctccgtctctgtccaTATTGCTGGTGGGAGAAGGAAACTTCTCGTTCTCCGCGTTCATGAGTCACATTCACGCGGACTCGCGTGTGACAGCCACCTGTCTGCAGCGCGAGGACGAGGCTCTGCGACATGAAGGTGCCGCCGCGAACGTCCTCGTCATCAAAGACTCAG GTGGAAGTGTGATTTTCGGTGTCGACTGCACAAAGCTGGAGGAGTGCGTGTCTCTGCAGGGACATCTCTTTGACCGCGTGGTCTTCAACTTTCCTCACTGTGGCAGAAAGAGCGGCGTGAAAAAGAACCGAGAGCTCCTCAAAAACTTCTTTCTCAG CTGTGTCCAGGTGTTGGCTGAAGATGGAGAAGTTCACGTCACCCTGTGTAACGGACAGGGCGGCACACCGGCGGATGAGCCCAGGCGAGAGCGACACAACAGTTGGCAGGTGGTTGCCATGGCGGCAGAAGCGCAGCTCGTACTCAGCGACATCCGTCCTTTCGAAAGTGGGAAATACCAGAGCTATAAGTGCACTGGCTACAG GAGTCAGGACAAAGGCTTTCATGTGGACAAAGCTCTGCTTCATGTATTCACTCGCAGCCTTCCTTACGTCCCTGCTCGGATATTAAAGGTGGAGGAGGTTGTTGAAGGGGACAAAGTCCAGTACAACGTTCCACCCGAGCTCAGTGATTACATGTTCAG gGATTTCCTCTGCTCAGGTTCTGTCCACCCCGTCAGACTGGTGCAGGACTTTCTTGTGGAAGGACTGGCAGAGAACTGGCCAGTCTCCATGACAACGGAGACCACGCCCCTCCTCATAACGACCGCACGGCAGCAGACATGCTGCCATGAGATCGACAGTACACAATGTTACTGGATTCACCCGCTTCAGAAAGACCTGGGCTCTGACGTTCTTTCTcctgcagacagagacaaagatcAGCTGTTGTCTAAAGACACTTGCATCAGCGCAGGTGAAGTGGACCGGGTAAGATGTAAGGACGCTGAAAGCTGCAACATCAGGTCTGCATGTCCTGTGGTTGTGGATCCTGAAAGAGAGACTGGACTTTATTTACTGCGTCCTTCACTGCTCCCTCAGATGCAAGAGCTTCTCAATAAAAAAGAGGAGGTAAATAATAAAGCAGGGAGTcgcagagacacagagtcagaCAGTGATGGTGTAACTACAGTGTTCCATGGACTCAGTGGCCTGGTGTTCAGGAGCGTGTCTGTTCATGTGTGGGCTCAGCCTGCGTTTCACCAGCTTCTCCTCACaggtgttttctctgtggactgtgAGCCCATCACATTCCTCAGACAAAGGCTGGACACCCTGCTCGCATCATATGGGGTCTCCGTGGTGACAGTGCAGGGAGGTCTGCGTCTGACGGCCCAGCCCATGGGTTTGGTTGGTAAAGTGTTTTTAAACCACAAGAGTGAGGACAGCATCAGCCTGACTGTGTCTCTGAATCTGGATCTTCTGGCCGtgctcctcttctccctccctgATTGGCGGCTgctctggtcacatgaccaacGCTTCTTAAAACAGTTTGGACCCCGCCCATCACCTGGGACTGCCTTCCGCCCGTTCTCCTTGTTCCCCGAACACTTCAGCTTTGACATCAGCTTCTGGACCGGGCCGAGCTGGGAGGAGCGGAGGTTCCACGCTTTGGTGCGAGAGGCGGGTCACGGCACGGTGGAGCAGCTGAAACTCATCGACACGTTCTCTCATCCTGACCTGAGCCAAACCAGCTACTGCTACAGACTcctgtaccacacacacacacacgcactgtcacacacacacgcgctgctCTTTCACAAACACCTGGAGTCTTTACTTTCCTCTCGACTGCAGGTCACACTCAGGTAA
- the layna gene encoding layilin isoform X2, whose amino-acid sequence MDLLTVICHFLLFFFESSAATSLITGQRVCKAGKGKPCYKLAYFSELRRRLNFAEAEEACRRDGGQLLSVETASEQKIIEQLITELRPTDGDFWIGLRRKDEHEDSSSDCSSLYYWLDGSKSTFRNWHWDEPSCGYEVCVVMYHQPSAPPGLGGLYMFQWNDDNCETKNNFICKYTAEKTPDTSPSPNATHTDIFPASVLPWSPGDRSHGRSTALNLVYIIIPTIPLIVLLLTVSGVCCFKLLLTRRRKEQKSEVCQTDAGLCPSPIPTDVYKVIRSQKDDDLVSARANTKNTSFLCSSPDTPTGDYDNLGGRDTESGFVTLASTESCFLNLDLNDLSLGRRGARDFYDSSLGRTEKRELNDSSLGRTGHREFYDRSLGRRTTKSEHYGSGVYGDGGLYDSSIRAGSDLYDSKLRPGSHTVKADLYQSYITNGKDDTFQSSLGTYANRKSFQFNLDSYRNGPNLDSGRRYFNEQEWINRENY is encoded by the exons ATGGATCTACTCACAGTCATCTGTcactttttgcttttcttttttgagtcATCTGCAGCCACCAGCCTGATCACGG GTCAGCGTGTGTGTAAGGCGGGGAAAGGGAAGCCCTGTTATAAACTGGCCTATTTCTCTGAGCTGCGGCGGAGGCTGAACTttgcagaagcagaagaagcttGCAGACGAGACGGAGGACAACTGCTGAGCGTGGAGACGGCGTCTGAGCAGAAGATCATAGAGCAGCTCATCACAGAGCTGAGACCCACCGATGGAGACTTCTGGATCGGCCTCCGCCGTAAGGACGAGCATGAGGACAGCAGCTCAGACTGCTCCTCGCTGTATTACTGGCTGGACGGCAGCAAGTCCACATTCAG gaactGGCACTGGGACGAACCGTCCTGTGGTTACGaggtgtgtgtggtcatgtaTCACCAGCCCTCTGCCCCCCCGGGTCTGGGCGGACTCTACATGTTCCAGTGGAACGATGACAACTGTGAGACCAAGAACAACTTCATCTGTAAATACACGGCAG aGAAAACTCCGGACACGTCGCCGTCGCCCaacgccacacacacag ACATCTTTCCTGCGTCTGTGCTGCCGTGGAGCCCGGGCGACCGCAGCCACGGCAGGAGCACAG CTCTTAATCTGGTTTACATCATCATTCCCACAATCCCGCTGAtcgtgctgctgctgactgtgaGCGGAGTCTGCTGCTTCAAACTGCTGCTCACACG aagGAGAAAAGAGCAGAAGTCAGAAGTGTGTCAGACGGACGCCGGCCTCTGCCCGAGCCCAATCCCAACCGACGTCTACAAGGTCATTCGCTCCCAGAAGGACGACGACCTGGTTTCTGCTCGAGCCAACACTAAAAACACCTCCTTCTTATGCTCCTCCCCTGACACACCCACAGGTGACTATGACAACCTGGGCGGTCGAGACACAGAGAGTGGATTTGTGACGCTCGCCAGCACAGAGAGCTGCTTCCTTAACTTAGACCTCAACGACCTCAGCCTCGGCCGCCGCGGCGCCCGCGACTTCTATGACAGCAGCCTGGGCCGCACGGAAAAGAGAGAGCTGAACGACAGCAGTCTGGGCCGAACCGGACACAGAGAGTTCTACGACAGGAGTCTGGGTCGCCGTACGACAAAGAGCGAGCACTACGGCAGCGGCGTGTACGGGGACGGCGGACTGTACGACAGCAGCATCAGAGCAGGCAGTGACCTCTATGATTCCAAGCTGAGGCCTGGAAGTCACACGGTGAAAGCCGACCTGTATCAGTCATACATCACTAACGGCAAGGACGACACTTTCCAGAGCAGCCTGGGAACCTACGCCAACCGCAAATCCTTCCAGTTTAACCTGGATTCTTACAGAAATGGCCCCAACCTGGACAGCGGCAGGAGATACTTCAACGAACAAGAATGGATCAACAGAGAAAACTACTGA
- the LOC122779130 gene encoding complement factor B-like — protein MGFSVHWTWFSVLSCLLCLGCEVWCDCTEEGIQISGGHFTTTKQLQRSSMLVYHCPEGYYPFPHLTRVCQADGSWQPRPKKSLQLQQRCKLIECPDPNVLENGNVSPPQERYFLDNETNYECYSGFTMRGSSRRVCLQNGKWSGSTPICSRDTGHNCADPGIPAGASRSGSIFGIDDKVKYKCNGNLFLVGSSERVCQENGQWTGKEPACYYKHTYDTPLEVSAAFGSAIKGTLTTLESLDDTQGERKIRISKNGTLNIYIAVDISESIEEKHFNDARDAVSKLIEKIASFSVTPNYDILFFSAEIYEVVNILNFLDGTVSLHTVKDKLEKFKVGNRNTAGTDVSLVFDTFNERMAVIKQRTGDAFKEHRHVLIIFTDGAYNMGGSPAPTVEKIKNLVYMNPSNEEERKAREDFLDIYVFAVGAEIFDSDLQPLTVGTDGRHYFRMKDIENLQETFDEIIDEEQVKDLCGLHREYDTGLTDSKRKMYPWWVYIVVQNTKTKKCLGSLVTSKFILTAAHCFTFGDLPKHVTVEINDGFGRVKKVKTFYKHPKYNVNAKTDEGVKEFYDYDVALIQLKDDVHISTAVRPICIPCTQETSDALQLVGESTCKQQEQLLLKNHLESLSFLTKGRDALAEKDVHAKLGDNRDSCIIHALHADGITTDNPKIAVTDNFLCTGGRTPFRDHIACTGDSGGAVFKNYKHRTIQVAVVSWGTTTVCEGGGVVDSQENSRDFHLNLFRVVPFLKSILGNDTQDDYATLQFLAN, from the exons ATGGGATTTTCTGTCCACTGGACGTGGTTTTCTGTCCTCTCATGTCTCCTGTGTTTGG gttgtgaggtttggtgtgactGCACAGAGGAAGGCATCCAAATATCAGGAGGTCATTTCACGACGACCAAGCAGCTGCAGAGAAGCAGCATGTTGGTTTACCACTGTCCTGAAGGCTATTATCCTTTTCCTCATCTAACACGAGTGTGTCAGGCCGACGGCTCCTGGCAACCCAGACCCAAAAAGTCTCTACAGTTACAACAGAGATGCAAgc TCATTGAATGTCCAGACCCCAACGTGCTGGAGAACGGAAACGTGTCCCCTCCTCAGGAGAGATACTTTCTGGACAATGAGACCAACTACGAGTGCTACTCTGGATTCACAATGCGAGGCTCCAGCAgacgtgtgtgtctgcagaatGGGAAATGGAGCGGTTCCACTCCCATCTGCAGTCGTGACA CTGGACATAATTGTGCTGACCCCGGGATTCCGGCCGGAGCCTCCAGGTCAGGGAGCATATTTGGGATCGACGACAAAGTGAAATACAAGTGTAACGGAAACCTGTTTCTGGTGGGCTCCAGTGAGAGAGTGTGTCAGGAGAACGGCCAGTGGACGGGCAAAGAGCCAGCGTGCTACT ACAAACACACCTATGACACTCCTCTGGAGGTCTCTGCAGCATTTGGCAGCGCAATAAAAGGAACGCTCACCACTTTAGAGTCGCTGG ACGACACACAGGGGGAGAGAAAAATCCGGATCTCTAAAAACGGGACATTAAACATCTACATCGCTGTGGACATTTCTGAGAGCATCGAAGAGAAACACTTCAACGACGCCAGAGACGCCGTCAGTAAACTCATCGAAAAG ATTGCATCGTTCAGCGTGACTCCAAACTACGACATCCTCTTTTTCTCCGCTGAAATTTACGAAGTGGTGAACATTCTGAATTTTCTGGACGGCACCGTTTCTCTGCACACGGTGAAGGATAAACTGGAAAAATTCAAAGTTGGCA acagaaacacagcagggaCAGACGTGTCGCTTGTCTTTGATACCTTCAATGAGAGAATGGCTGTTATCAAGCAACGGACaggagatgcattcaaggaacatCGTCACGTCCTCATTATTTTTACAGACG GAGCTTATAACATGGGCGGCTCACCAGCACCAACTGTGGAGAAGATCAAGAACTTGGTTTACATGAATCCCAGCaatgaagaagagaggaaagcaAGAGAAGATTTTCTTG ACATTTATGTGTTTGCCGTCGGAGCAGAGATATTTGACTCTGACCTTCAGCCTCTCACAGTCGGCACCGATGGCCGTCATTATTTCAGAATGAAGGACATTGAAAACCTGCAGGAGACGTTTGATGAAATCATCG ATGAAGAGCAAGTGAAAGATCTCTGTGGTCTTCATCGAGAGTACGACACAGGTCTGACAGACAGCAAGAGGAAGATGTATCCATGGTGGGTGTACATCGTGGTCCAG aatacaaagacaaagaaatgcCTGGGTTCTCTGGTGACTTCCAAGTTTATCCTGACTGCGGCTCACTGCTTCACGTTCGGTGATTTACCAAAACACGTGACGGTGGAAATCAACGATGGATTCGGCCGAG tgaaaaaagtgaaaacctTTTATAAACATCCAAAATACAACGTGAATGCAAAGACAGATGAAGGAGTGAAGGAGTTCTACGACTATGACGTGGCTCTGATTCAGCTGAAAGATGACGTTCATATCTCCACGGCTGTCAG GCCGATTTGCATACCTTGCACCCAGGAAACCAGTGATGCTCTTCAGCTGGTGGGTGAATCCACCTGCAAACAACAAG AACAGCTTTTGTTAAAGAATCATCTTGAAAGTCTTTCGTTCCTGACCAAGGGCAGAGACGCACTGGCAGAGAAGGACGTCCACGCCAAGCTCGGGGACAAC AGAGACTCATGCATCATACATGCACTTCACGCTGATGGAATAACCACAGATAATCCAAAGATTGCTGTGACTGATAACTTCCTGTGCACTGGGGGACGCACTCCCTTCAGAGATCATATCGCATGCACAG gtgattCTGGAGGAGCCGTGTTCAAGAACTACAAGCATCGCACGATACAG GTGGCTGTGGTCAGCTGGGGAACCACCACAGTGTGTGAGGGTGGAGGCGTCGTGGACTCGCAGGAAAACTCCAGAGATTTCCACCTCAATCTCTTCAGAGTCGTTCCTTTTCTCAAATCTATCCTTGGAAACGACACACAGGACGACTATGCAACACTTCAGTTTTTAGCAAactaa
- the si:dkey-71l1.1 gene encoding mitochondrial import receptor subunit TOM40B produces the protein MGSVLALSSGPGHQNWPFSTDPPPSRWNSHPAHWDSPPRWERRDGRLPNPGSFHSLHRSCKDVFPQQIEGVKMILNKTLSSFFKVSHMLHLSAVSPSYYRFHVEHLQSDDDSKDKDAPALIGEMDSSGSLNAHALLHVTERVRARTVFQTQQSQFVTWQFETEFRGNDFTAAVTVANPDVLRESVILVAHFLQSVSSGLVLGGELVYHRGRSEEGGILTLAGQYSRPNWVATLNAGKGGAHASYYHRANKQIQVGVEFEASTRTQETTTSFGYQMELPEANMVFRGMINSRCIIGGVLEKRLTPLPATLMMGAFVNHRGDKLQVGLGVTVG, from the exons ATGGGCAGCGTTCTGGCCTTGTCTTCTGGTCCAGGCCATCAGAACTGGCCTTTCTCCACAGATCCTCCTCCTTCTCGCTGGAACTCACATCCTGCTCACTGGGACAGTCCTCCACGCTGGGAGAGGAGAGATGGGCGTCTGCCCAACCCAGGCAGCTTTCATTCTCTGCACAGGAGCTGCAAAG ATGTTTTCCCTCAGCAGATTGAGGGAGTTAAGATGATCCTCAATAAAACTCTCAGCAGCTTCTTTAAG GTGAGTCACATGCTGCATCTCAGTGCTGTTAGTCCTTCATATTATCGTTTCCACGTGGAGCATCTGCAGTCTGACGATGACAGCAAAGACAAG GACGCCCCGGCATTGATCGGAGAGATGGACTCTTCAGGGAGCCTGAACGCTCACGCTCTGCTGCACGTCACCGAGCGCGTCCGAGCCAGGACTGTCTTCCAG ACTCAGCAGTCTCAGTTTGTCACCTGGCAGTTTGAGACTGAGTTCAGAGGGAACgacttcactgctgctgtgactgtagCCAACCCAGACGTCCTCCGAGAGTCAG TTATCCTCGTGGCACACTTCCTGCAGAGTGTGTCTTCTGGTCTGGTGTTAGGAGGGGAGCTGGTTTACCATCGGGGCAGATCAGAGGAAGGAGGAATCCTCACGCTGGCTGGACAGTACTCAC GACCAAACTGGGTGGCAACACTGAACGCTGGGAAAGGAGGAGCACATGCGAGCTACTATCACAGAGCCAACAAACAG attCAAGTTGGAGTGGAGTTTGAAGCGAGTACCAGGACACAAGAGACCACCACCTCGTTTGGGTATCAGATGGAACTCCCAGAGGCCAACATGGTGTTTAGAG gGATGATAAACAGTCGGTGTATAATCGGCGGCGTGTTGGAGAAGCGTCTGACTCCGCTGCCTGCCACCTTGATGATGGGAGCCTTTGTTAACCACAGAGGTGACAAACTGCAGGTGGGCCTCGGGGTCACTGTGGGATAA